A portion of the Candidatus Pristimantibacillus lignocellulolyticus genome contains these proteins:
- a CDS encoding histidine kinase → MRGNPLNPLTKLNMKQQLVLLFILMVSPVFLLHWYGNYQAEKLLKNHVTNAYVELIKQNHTLISRDIDTVSKITATIIQNPITQKLIPSEQDTVMERLKKYDDVSKLLTSYSISLNGGEAVYYSLYIYDPNNYYYFAPKRQIQQAGVYFFSDNDKPVWFDDAINKRGNGYIDIIKYTLGLNQIDTLAYIRAVGNVKNGNGFLGVLVANKMDMKIAESLRSVSLPEGVISYVDSSNRILSSTIPIRNGETLELPLELQAANRPTPYKESLLDNPYRTNDVMTSDFIYIMSQNESVGHKLIYQIPVQSLLKQQNELKRIIQLITIAYIVLGCIVLVYFWSSLMTPLQRLARFVRSYEPGKLVPETPVKRRHDEVGVLMSALYDMARRINSLIHYKYHMDLKAKESQLRLLHQQINPHLLYNTLESIYWKSTLEGNSESSEMIKELSKLMKIGLSQGRELIRFEEELEHASAYVNLQLKRYSYKFNVIWDIPDAVKLIRIPKISLQPLIENAIIHGVKQMGEDGEIQISAALVGERVTIKVEDNGYKPVNIAAMDHILNDENVDHKLGYGIRNIHQRFQLHFGNKFGLSYHRREKDGTTAILVLPATYEER, encoded by the coding sequence ATGCGCGGAAATCCGCTTAATCCACTTACTAAGCTTAATATGAAGCAACAACTGGTGTTATTGTTTATTTTAATGGTTAGTCCGGTCTTTTTACTTCATTGGTATGGAAATTATCAGGCGGAGAAACTTCTTAAAAATCATGTTACGAATGCATATGTAGAGCTAATTAAACAAAATCATACGTTAATTAGTAGAGATATTGATACTGTTAGTAAAATTACAGCGACCATCATTCAAAATCCTATTACGCAAAAACTTATACCAAGCGAGCAGGATACAGTCATGGAACGGCTGAAGAAATATGATGATGTTTCTAAATTGCTTACAAGCTACTCTATTTCATTGAACGGGGGAGAGGCGGTTTATTATTCATTATACATATATGATCCGAATAATTACTATTATTTCGCACCTAAACGTCAAATACAGCAAGCTGGTGTGTACTTTTTCTCTGACAACGACAAACCTGTTTGGTTCGATGATGCCATTAACAAGCGAGGTAATGGCTATATAGATATTATCAAATATACTTTGGGGTTAAATCAAATAGATACGTTAGCTTATATAAGGGCTGTCGGCAACGTGAAAAACGGAAATGGTTTTTTAGGAGTGCTTGTGGCCAACAAAATGGATATGAAGATCGCAGAATCACTGCGTTCGGTCTCACTTCCAGAAGGAGTAATATCATATGTAGATTCCTCTAATAGAATATTAAGCTCCACAATACCCATTAGAAACGGAGAGACGCTTGAATTACCTCTCGAGCTTCAAGCAGCGAACAGACCAACACCTTATAAAGAGTCCCTACTTGATAATCCGTATCGTACTAATGATGTAATGACATCGGACTTTATCTATATTATGAGTCAGAATGAGAGCGTTGGGCACAAGCTCATCTATCAAATTCCTGTACAATCGCTACTTAAGCAACAGAACGAACTTAAGAGAATCATTCAATTGATTACCATTGCTTATATTGTATTGGGTTGTATCGTTCTAGTTTACTTCTGGAGCTCACTCATGACACCGCTACAGAGATTAGCGCGTTTCGTTCGATCCTATGAGCCAGGTAAACTTGTTCCAGAGACGCCTGTAAAACGCAGGCACGATGAAGTAGGGGTACTAATGTCTGCATTGTATGATATGGCACGAAGAATTAACTCGCTTATTCATTATAAGTATCATATGGACTTGAAGGCCAAAGAATCTCAGCTACGACTACTACATCAGCAGATCAATCCGCATTTATTATACAACACGTTAGAAAGTATTTATTGGAAGAGTACGCTTGAAGGCAATTCGGAATCCTCAGAGATGATTAAAGAGCTATCTAAGCTGATGAAGATCGGTCTCAGTCAAGGGCGTGAGCTCATTCGATTTGAGGAAGAGTTGGAACATGCGAGCGCATACGTCAATTTACAATTGAAAAGATACTCATACAAATTCAATGTGATCTGGGACATACCAGATGCAGTTAAACTCATACGTATTCCAAAAATATCATTACAGCCGCTTATAGAAAATGCTATTATTCATGGCGTGAAACAGATGGGAGAAGACGGAGAAATTCAGATTTCTGCTGCCCTAGTGGGTGAGCGTGTAACGATTAAGGTAGAGGACAACGGATATAAGCCAGTCAATATTGCGGCTATGGATCACATATTAAATGATGAGAATGTTGATCATAAGCTAGGCTATGGTATTCGAAATATTCATCAAAGATTTCAGCTTCATTTCGGCAATAAATTCGGACTTAGCTATCATAGAAGAGAAAAAGATGGTACGACTGCTATTCTTGTATTACCTGCAACCTATGAAGAGCGATAG
- a CDS encoding AarF/ABC1/UbiB kinase family protein has protein sequence MKGKRIRHVMRYRVIASTIARYGFGLVTDEIGSRRRNIFSRNKSTNEWHMKSLGERICLLLEELGPTFVKLGQIASTRPDLIPAEILKELETLQDHVQPFPYNEAASIIEKELGAPIESLFRHFSITPLAAASIGQVHRATLKDGNEVVVKIQRPDIERLIETDLEILIDWARLTEGAVEWAKHYRLREIVEELSVALLLELDYTLEARNTEKFVELSANLDFLYVPNVFREYSTKRLLTTAYIDGVNLSDDEELKRQGIDLKLLAKRMTNAIFHQILVEGIFHGDPHPGNVMALPDGRLAMIDFGMIGRLSPSMKHHFATFVIALRKQSTRGVIRAINQMGVVPEEVDYNLLYSDVDELREKYYNVPLNGISIGTAVSDLFNVAYKHRIKIPVELTLLGKCLLTMEGVVTALDPDISIFDIAEPFGKKLLLERLNPKRILKNISEEIPEYIDIVKEVPLHLKQLSRMLSNGKFKIDLESPQVTMLLEKLDQISNRLAFSIVMLALSIVMCGLIVGTSIMHSKSILWRMPVIEIGFAVTIFMFVVLIYSIFRSGRF, from the coding sequence TTGAAGGGAAAAAGGATTAGGCATGTCATGCGATATCGGGTTATAGCCTCGACAATAGCACGTTATGGTTTCGGATTAGTAACGGATGAAATAGGTTCTAGGCGTCGCAATATTTTCTCGCGTAACAAAAGTACGAACGAATGGCATATGAAAAGTCTCGGTGAAAGAATCTGCCTCTTGTTGGAGGAGCTAGGACCTACCTTTGTAAAATTAGGCCAAATTGCGAGTACTCGTCCTGATCTTATTCCCGCTGAAATATTAAAAGAGCTAGAAACGTTGCAAGATCATGTACAACCATTTCCGTACAATGAAGCTGCTTCTATTATTGAGAAAGAACTTGGTGCTCCGATAGAAAGTCTGTTCAGGCATTTTTCGATAACTCCGCTAGCAGCTGCTTCCATTGGACAGGTACATAGAGCTACTTTAAAAGATGGCAATGAAGTCGTAGTCAAAATCCAACGGCCAGACATTGAGCGATTAATTGAAACTGATCTTGAAATATTAATTGATTGGGCAAGACTAACGGAAGGAGCAGTAGAGTGGGCGAAACATTACCGACTAAGAGAAATTGTTGAAGAGTTAAGTGTAGCTTTATTACTAGAATTAGATTATACGTTGGAAGCGCGTAATACAGAAAAATTCGTAGAACTTAGCGCTAACCTAGATTTTTTATATGTACCAAATGTATTTCGGGAATACAGTACAAAACGACTGTTAACAACTGCTTATATAGATGGAGTTAATTTATCAGACGATGAGGAACTTAAGCGGCAAGGAATAGACTTAAAGTTACTTGCAAAGCGAATGACGAATGCGATTTTCCATCAAATATTAGTGGAAGGAATTTTTCATGGAGATCCTCATCCGGGAAATGTAATGGCGTTACCTGATGGGAGATTAGCGATGATTGATTTCGGTATGATCGGACGACTTTCACCTAGCATGAAACATCATTTTGCTACTTTTGTCATTGCTCTTAGAAAACAAAGTACTAGAGGGGTAATTAGAGCAATAAATCAAATGGGAGTTGTACCAGAGGAAGTAGATTACAACTTACTCTATAGTGATGTCGATGAATTAAGGGAGAAGTATTACAATGTACCACTTAATGGTATTAGCATTGGAACCGCTGTTAGCGACTTGTTCAATGTAGCCTATAAGCATCGAATTAAAATACCGGTGGAGCTAACATTACTTGGAAAATGTTTACTTACGATGGAAGGTGTTGTTACTGCACTTGATCCGGATATAAGTATATTTGATATTGCTGAACCATTTGGAAAAAAACTGTTGTTGGAAAGGTTAAATCCAAAGCGGATATTGAAAAATATTTCAGAGGAAATACCGGAATATATTGATATAGTTAAGGAGGTTCCACTTCATCTGAAGCAACTTTCTCGTATGTTAAGCAATGGGAAATTTAAAATCGATTTGGAATCACCTCAAGTGACTATGCTCCTAGAAAAACTCGATCAAATAAGTAATCGACTAGCTTTCAGTATTGTAATGCTTGCATTAAGCATAGTAATGTGTGGATTAATAGTCGGAACATCTATTATGCACTCGAAATCTATATTGTGGCGCATGCCAGTTATCGAGATCGGTTTTGCTGTTACGATTTTTATGTTCGTGGTGCTTATCTATTCTATTTTTCGATCTGGACGTTTTTAA
- a CDS encoding stalk domain-containing protein, which translates to MKRINHFKKLVMALLVVVLAISFPVTKDASAATNAITAVIDGTKVNFSNDPIMKDGTTLVPFRAIFEALQLKVGWNQATQTATGSNDTLKVELVMGSKSAKVNGKTVSLAQAPSVINGSTMVPLRFVAEASGAVVYWDNKKRHIDILFNEDIKFNKAAYYNDTASLSAWLKKGKTIEQTYNGQTPLIAAASGNSLDAVKLLLSNGANVDARTATNWTPLLWAAYHENDAMIKELLDYNADSSYTVGSTQDQIKAQNNLTNYLKFGSTYSPLNGDIYLPVAWGTEADVVKSRLKDSYNYGDTVNGSYRQYYETYLENGSYADAMYTYKNMKLTKITYLSTYEYGEFDTAIDDYLYELKRYKSLHRSNLKFNEIWGVPSDEQVYSNVYGVDSYEKYETALWLDDVAFTASELKNGMKYTINLFAYNNGVALTIEYSK; encoded by the coding sequence ATGAAGAGAATCAATCATTTCAAAAAATTGGTAATGGCATTATTAGTTGTTGTATTGGCAATATCTTTTCCGGTAACAAAAGACGCTTCCGCAGCAACCAATGCAATTACTGCTGTTATCGATGGAACCAAAGTGAACTTTTCAAATGATCCAATTATGAAAGATGGTACGACTTTAGTGCCATTCCGTGCAATTTTTGAAGCTTTACAATTAAAAGTAGGTTGGAATCAAGCAACACAAACAGCTACAGGATCAAATGATACTTTGAAAGTGGAGTTAGTGATGGGTTCTAAATCTGCTAAAGTTAACGGTAAGACAGTAAGTTTGGCTCAAGCGCCTTCAGTCATTAATGGATCAACTATGGTTCCACTTCGCTTTGTGGCAGAAGCTAGTGGGGCAGTCGTTTATTGGGATAATAAGAAACGTCATATTGATATTTTGTTCAATGAAGATATCAAATTCAACAAAGCTGCTTATTATAACGATACAGCATCATTAAGTGCTTGGCTGAAAAAAGGGAAAACGATCGAGCAAACGTACAACGGCCAAACGCCGTTAATCGCTGCAGCAAGCGGTAACTCATTAGATGCAGTCAAACTTTTGTTGTCAAACGGTGCAAACGTTGATGCAAGAACAGCAACCAACTGGACACCTCTATTATGGGCAGCATATCATGAGAATGATGCGATGATTAAAGAACTTCTCGATTATAACGCAGATAGCTCGTATACTGTCGGTTCTACCCAAGACCAGATCAAAGCCCAAAACAACTTGACTAACTATTTGAAATTCGGAAGTACATATTCTCCGCTTAATGGGGATATATATTTGCCTGTAGCGTGGGGAACAGAAGCAGATGTCGTAAAATCAAGACTTAAAGATTCCTACAATTATGGAGATACTGTCAATGGATCTTACAGACAGTATTACGAAACTTATCTGGAAAACGGATCATATGCTGATGCAATGTATACTTATAAAAATATGAAACTAACTAAAATTACTTATTTATCAACATATGAATACGGCGAATTTGATACTGCAATTGACGATTACCTCTACGAATTGAAAAGATACAAATCATTACACCGTTCTAATCTTAAATTTAACGAGATCTGGGGAGTTCCTTCAGATGAACAAGTCTATTCTAATGTGTATGGTGTAGATAGCTATGAAAAATACGAGACTGCACTTTGGTTAGATGATGTAGCTTTTACTGCATCTGAACTAAAGAATGGTATGAAATATACTATTAATTTATTTGCATATAATAACGGAGTCGCTCTTACCATTGAATATTCGAAATAA
- a CDS encoding AEC family transporter has product MSIFLHILLENVMPMSIMIAIGITLEKIFHLDIKTLSKLNFYLFSPAIIFALVYETAISVSIIGKVLLFFVIFMILQYIVVEIVMRLRGYSPTMKSAMKNSVLFYNSANYGIPLNQLAFAGNKETLGIQVIIMMMQSLIPNTYGVYSVNAHKTSMKEVWKTILSMPVIYVIPLAFIMRGFEIPIPAPIQTPIDYITDAFIGTALLTLGVQLGQMEWKISKSLAIDVSIAGILRLIGGPVLAWLVVSVMNLDPLTSAALIVSSAVPTSLSSVLLAVEFDNEKEFASQAVFISTLISIFTVTAVIFMLNINA; this is encoded by the coding sequence ATGAGTATTTTTCTTCATATTTTATTAGAAAACGTAATGCCTATGTCAATAATGATTGCCATAGGCATTACGCTTGAGAAAATCTTTCATCTAGATATTAAGACGCTTTCCAAACTTAACTTTTATTTGTTCTCACCAGCTATTATTTTTGCATTAGTATACGAAACCGCCATCTCGGTTAGCATTATCGGAAAAGTATTACTATTTTTTGTCATTTTTATGATATTACAATATATCGTTGTTGAGATTGTTATGCGTCTTCGTGGTTACAGTCCAACGATGAAAAGTGCGATGAAAAATAGTGTGTTATTTTATAACAGTGCAAATTATGGCATACCATTGAATCAACTAGCGTTTGCCGGTAATAAAGAAACGTTAGGGATTCAAGTTATTATTATGATGATGCAGTCGTTAATTCCGAATACCTATGGCGTATACAGTGTAAATGCGCACAAGACTAGTATGAAGGAAGTATGGAAGACGATTCTTTCTATGCCTGTCATCTATGTTATACCGCTGGCATTTATAATGAGAGGGTTTGAAATTCCTATTCCAGCTCCCATCCAAACACCGATCGATTATATTACTGATGCCTTTATCGGTACGGCATTATTAACGCTTGGTGTTCAACTTGGACAAATGGAATGGAAAATTTCCAAATCACTTGCAATAGATGTATCGATCGCTGGTATACTTCGCTTAATAGGTGGCCCAGTATTAGCATGGTTAGTTGTAAGTGTAATGAATCTTGATCCATTAACATCTGCAGCTTTAATCGTTTCTTCTGCAGTGCCTACTTCGTTAAGCAGTGTATTACTCGCAGTTGAATTCGATAATGAGAAGGAATTTGCGTCACAAGCAGTATTTATTTCTACATTAATTAGTATATTTACCGTTACAGCAGTTATTTTTATGCTTAATATTAATGCATAG
- a CDS encoding nitroreductase family protein, whose product MSLNHIKEIEVQNVTSYNEEALAIRQPKHEVSPLFINRWSTRAFEPYEISEEEMNTILEAASYAPSANNFQPWRFFVATTAEQKALFEQFILPRNAVWSHKASAYILLAGDTSLPEGKTNNNHAFDSGAAWASIAFQAKMLGLSTRAMGGYDREQAKQLLAMPENFVPHVVIAIGKPGSIDQLDESFHKVNGPTPRKSLDELVISYNVE is encoded by the coding sequence ATGAGTTTGAACCATATTAAAGAGATAGAAGTACAGAACGTTACATCTTACAATGAGGAAGCATTGGCTATCCGTCAACCAAAGCATGAGGTAAGTCCATTATTCATTAATCGTTGGTCCACACGAGCTTTTGAACCATATGAGATTTCTGAGGAAGAAATGAATACGATTCTTGAAGCAGCTAGCTATGCACCTTCAGCTAATAATTTTCAACCGTGGCGTTTCTTTGTAGCTACAACTGCAGAACAAAAAGCTTTATTCGAGCAATTTATTTTGCCTCGTAATGCAGTGTGGTCACATAAAGCGTCTGCTTATATTTTACTTGCAGGGGATACTTCTTTACCTGAAGGTAAAACAAACAATAATCATGCATTTGATTCTGGTGCTGCATGGGCATCTATTGCGTTTCAAGCGAAGATGCTAGGACTTTCTACAAGAGCGATGGGTGGATATGATCGCGAACAAGCGAAGCAATTGTTAGCGATGCCTGAGAATTTCGTCCCTCATGTTGTTATTGCAATCGGTAAGCCTGGTTCTATTGATCAACTAGATGAATCATTCCATAAAGTGAATGGTCCAACTCCGAGAAAATCATTAGACGAATTGGTTATTTCGTATAATGTAGAATAG